The window TAACGTGTGTGTGTAGATAAAATCAAACATGATTATGTATTTGATTTTTGGGTTATTTTATTGGTAATGCCTGCAAAACCGAAACATGGCCTTTTCTcagaaaatataattaaataccaATTGCTGCAAATCTTGTATGATGTAAGAATCCAGTGGCGTACCATACCTTTTTCCAATCAAGAGTCACCTAATCATGCATCCCCTTTGTCACGTTTCCTAACAACTAATACAACAAACAGGAAAGTGAGCATTAGCTAGCCAAACGaccaaaaaaaaagagagaaaaatcagATGTCAAATAAATTGGATCTTTAAATACATTTATGTCTCGTCTACGTTCTCATCTATCTAATATTCATAATGGCTTCCGAAGGAGTTGAAAGACCTGAGGTTGGTTCCGGTCAAGAACCGACACCGACCCCTAGCTCAAGGGTGGATTGGGTAGTTACCTTGTTGAGATTGCTAGCATTTCTTGCAACATTATCAGCCACCCTGGTAATGGCGCTTAACAAAGAAACCAAGAAAGTACTCGTGGCTACGATTGGAACCACGTCTATTGAAGCTACTCTCAAGGCCAGATTTCAAGATACTCCAGCATTTGTGTATGTTTCTGGTCCCACTAACTTTTATACTTGTTATCATCTGGTTGAAATTAAGATTTCATCGTACCAATAAAGCAGTAATTTTGAATGGTTCTTTAATTTTGTTGAGTTGAAATAGTAGcatttttcttccaattttctaaaaatttctGAAATTTGTTGTATAGGTTCTTTGTGATTGTCAATGGAAACGCTAGTCTCCACAACTTACTGATGTTGGTGGTCACTTTTATTGGATACAAGTTTTGTTTGAAGGGACATGCACCCTTGGCAATTGCAATCTTGGACTTGGTAATAGAatgcaaattttattttaaaatttattcaacACATTCTGATTCTACNATATATGATGCCTAGTATAGCAAAACACTTAAAAAAACCAGCTACTTATTTCCATAATGAACTTACTTATGGCCAGATGAACGTGGCTCTCGTCTCCAGCGGCGAAAGCGCAGCGGTTTTCATGGGGCAGCTGGGTAGGGATGGGAATTCTCACGCACGGTGGAACAAGATATGTGATAAAATCGAGAGCTTCTGCGACCGTGGACGAGCAGCCATGCTTGCATCTTTGCTCGGACTCCTacttatgatcatcatcaccaTTGTCTCCATCATCAGACTCAGCAATAAAACTAAGAAGATTGTTTCTTTTACCAATGTTCCTTGATCATCGATCTCTCGTCGACCTTTGACATCAATCTGTTTTGTTATCTTTCAATTATACTGTCTACTAAAAATAATTTCGCTTTTGCATTAAGGTGCTCTTGTTATTATCTTTCAATTATATagacttttgtaaattttttattagaatTATGTGGATTTTATACCTAATtttaatgtattattttttattgatttctttgAAGTTTGGACTAATaattatggcaaaaacttgtgtgagatggtctcacgggtcgtattttgtaagacggatattttatttggatcatccatgaaaaagtattactttttatgctaagagtattactttttattgtgaatatcagtagggttgacccgtctgacagataaagatttgtgagaccgtctcacaagagacctactcaataattatttgatatagATAACATTTTTACTttgaaatttgtttttaaaatttattaatgtaaataaatttacttatttaaaatttaaataatttaatcctTATATATATTGGTGTACATATGTGGGTTTGTACatatgtttataaatttttaaaaatacattattgTATTAATTTGTGACTTTGtgtttgaatttataatatatatgtgtgcaGATATCTTCATgtgaaaaaatatcatatatcattgtataagtataattcatgaaaaaatatgataCTTTGCATATTAATTGAAAGTgat of the Primulina huaijiensis isolate GDHJ02 chromosome 1, ASM1229523v2, whole genome shotgun sequence genome contains:
- the LOC140978695 gene encoding CASP-like protein 1B1 — encoded protein: MASEGVERPEVGSGQEPTPTPSSRVDWVVTLLRLLAFLATLSATLVMALNKETKKVLVATIGTTSIEATLKARFQDTPAFVFFVIVNGNASLHNLLMLVVTFIGYKFCLKGHAPLAIAILDLMNVALVSSGESAAVFMGQLGRDGNSHARWNKICDKIESFCDRGRAAMLASLLGLLLMIIITIVSIIRLSNKTKKIVSFTNVP